Genomic DNA from Acidobacteriota bacterium:
GTCGCGGCATTCAAGCAGGGTGAAGCGCTGCCTCAGTTCGCGCTGGCGGCCGATTTCCTCGGCTTCTTGCCGGCTCAAGTCGACGAAATAGTCCTCCGCCGGGCGGCTCTCGCTCTTCAGCCAACGGCTGAAAGCCTCCACATTGCGGGGACGATGGTAACGTCCCCGCTGGCCCAAACGGGGGAGTTGCATCTCGACGGCACCTTCCAGGTGACGCAAGGCGACTTCGCCATTGGGCGTGTCGTAAAGGGAAAAAGCCCCCAGCATCTGATGGGTCAGGCGCATGCTCGAGCCATCGCGCCCCGAGAGAAAGAGCAGGACCTTTTCCCCCTGTGCGAAAGAGGGCATTCCGTAGAGTTTCAAGCCCACGTCACCGACGATGCCGCCGGGGACGTCGACTTCGATGCGCCCGGACAGACGGCCGCGTAGGCTTTCTTCCACTCCCAGGGTATAGCGCGTCCAGGGAATCCCGTCCTGCATCACCCCCTGGGCCTGCAAGACCTGTCCGATGACAACGGCCGACGAGCGGCTGGCCAAGTCGGAATCGCTGACCATTACGTAAGAGGACGCCAACGCAGTCAGCGTCAGCGCCCCAGCCAAAAACGCGAGGACGAGAACTCGTTTCATCACTCCTCCAAAAAGATAAGTTGGCGGTTCCCACGAGGCCCGCCCCCCGATTGCTTCGACCCCTGTAGGCATCCTGAAACATTGTAGCGGCTTCGTCGCGATTGTGCGAAAAAAGGCGCATTTTCAAGAGAGGACGGCCACAAGGATTGGAACCCGGCGAGGACTCCTTCGTCAAGAGAATCAAGGAAATGAATCTCTCGCGAACTTTGCCAACATACTCCATTCTGCTGACGGCAGTGGTTGTGGCTTGGGCCAACCCCCCATCCGGAAGCGGGCTTTCGGCCTCCCCCCAGGGCTCCGCCAAGACCGTTATCCACGAGCGCGTCGAGGCCATGTTGGCCTCGGAAAAGGGCAGAGTGCTCTTCTCGGAGATCTGGTCCGACCAGGACCTTTCTCGAGAGGCCCGCGTCTACGCCGCCCGCCTCTACGAGGTCTTCTTCCGCCTTCCCGCCCGCATCGAAACGGTGCGCCAGAGCGACGGACGGCTCCCCAGTTGCAGGGAACTGGCCCAGGCCTTCGGATTGGAGGAAGATTCCGCCGCTCTGCTTCTCAGAGTCCTGGAGGCGGAACCCCGTCTGCCCCGTATGGTGGAGCTTGACCCAGAGGGAGAGCTGCAATCGGTGGACGCCGCCAAACTGCAGGCCTTCATTGAACAGAACAGCGTCCCCGTGCGCGTCAGCGACTGGCAGGGAGTAAGCTTCCCCTCCCTCGACTTGAAGAACCCCTTCAGCGGATCTCATGGGTTGCAGGCGGGCAAGCCCCGCCTGGTTTGGCTGTGGGTGACGCGCTGCCCGGTGTGCCGCCGGCTGGCTCCCTCCATCGTCGAGCTGGAGCGGGAATTCTCCAGTTCAGAGCTGCAGATCGTCGGCTACAACGCCGACGCCGTACTGGGCCTTCAGCCCGACGACGCCGAGCGGAGCCAGTACGCCCGGGAAGAGGGGATGGCTTTCCCCAACTACCTGCTCGACCGGGCGAACTGGGAGGCCATGGGCGGCGTCAACATCTTCCCCTCGGTCTTCCTGCTGGACGCCCAGGGACGGGTCGAGCAACTGCTGCTCAACGTCAACGACCCCCAGGCCCTGGTGGAGAAGGTCCGCCGCTGGATGCGCTAAGGCGTCTAAAACAACTCCACCGTGTAGGCCAAGCTGACGCCTCTCCCGATCTCGGGCGCGAAGTCCTTGATGAAGGAGAGATGGTTGCGGTAGAGCTTGTCGCCCACGTTGTAGACGTTGAGGGAAAAGTGGTGCAGCAGATGGCGCCCCGGCAGGGTGTAGGAGGCTGCCAGGTTGACGACGCCGTAACCGCCGGTGGGCGTCTCGCTGGCGAAGATGTCCTCCTTGCGCCCGTCGGCCACCACCCACTCCGGCTTGAAGCTGAAGCCGTCATGCCGGAAATCGACGCCCAGCCTGGCCCGCAGCGGGGGAATCCTGGGAAGCGATTCGCCGCTGCCGGTCAACTGGGCATCCACCGTGTCGAGTCCGAAGTTGAGCCAGACCGAGTCATGGACTCCCACGTCCAGGCGCAGTTCGGACCCTACAAAGCGTGAGTCGCCCTGGGAAAAATCGGCTTCGATGAGACCGTCCTCGATCTGGCCGGTGGGAGCCAGGAAAACGAAATCGTCGATGTCGTAGTAGAAAAAGCTGGCTTCGGCCCTGACGCGGCCCTTGGAATGACGCAAAGACAAGTCGAGGCCGTTGCTGCGCTCTCTCACGAGGTCGGGATCGCCCACCTCGAAAGCCAGATTCCCGACGTGGGGGCCGAAGTTGTAAAGCTCCTCCAGGGCAGGGGCTCGGTAGGAACTGACGAAGTTGGCCACGAAGGCGCCGCCCTCCCAGAGGTCGAAGCGGGCCCCCACGCCCCCCGAGAGGCCGGTGAAGTCGCGGTCGGGAAGACGCAGCAATTCCGCCTCGCCGCCCTCATTCCCCTGTCCCCGGAGTTGCGGGCCCTGGGGCTTGAATCGATTGTGCTCCAGACGGCCCCCGAACTGCAGCTTGACGTGTTCGAAGTCGATCTCCTGCAAGGTGAAGAGGGCAAAGGCGCTCTCGTCGACGGGCGGCGAAAGCGCCTCCTCTCCGCTGACGTCATAGTCTCGGCTCAGGCCCCAGAAACCGAAGCTTCCGGAAAGCAGACCTCTTTGGGCCTGCTGAAACACCCCGCGGTAGACGAACTGCCGGTTTTGGAAGGCCGTTCCCACCTCGATCTCCTCTCCGCCATCGAAGACCTCAAGCTCGTCATGGCCCCAATCGGTGTAGTTGAGGGAGAGTTTGAAGGAGTTGATCCATGAGCCGAGGCTGCGGAATCCGCCGGCGAAGCGCAGGTTGTGACGACGAAAGGCCACGTCGACAGCCTCCAGGTCTTCTTCTTCGCCGCCGTCGCCTTCTCCCTCCTCCTCGTGTCCGTGGAACTCCTGGGCGAAGGGGATGCCGTAGCGGCCGTCATTGTAGGTGTAGCCGAAACTGGCAAAGGCTTTCTCGCCGTAGTAGCCGAGGCCGGCCCTTGCGTTGCTGATGCGAGAAGCCGAATTGGTGATCTCGCCTTGAGGCGTCTCATAGTCTCGGGTTCTCTGGCCGCCTCCGCCAACCCAGAAGAGCCACTGTCCAACACCGTGCTCGGCGGTCAGGCTTCCTCCCAAGTGCCGGTCGGCGCTGCCCGCCACCGTCGACACCTTGGCGCGGGTGCCCTCATGGGGCTGGGTGTGGACCTCGAAATGGCCGCTGAGGGCGTTGACGACTCCCCCCAGCGCGTTGCTGCCGTAGAGAAGCGTGGCCGGGCCTTTGAGGACCTCCAGCCTCTCCAGGCTGGTGGAATCGATGGGCTCGCCGTGGTCGCCGGATTGGGAAGCCAGCGAACCGACCCTGATCCCGTCCTGCATGATCAGGACACGGTCGCCGTCGAAGCCGCGGATCACCGGCCTCGAACTCCCCGGACCGAAGCTGCGCTTGGACACGCCCGGCTGATCCTTGAGCACTTCGCCCAGGCCGGGAGCGTGGCGGCGGCTGAGGTCGATCGAATCCAGCGAACTGACCGACTGCACCGCTTGGAAGGCCGTCTGCTGGATGTCTTCAGCCGTGACCGTGATTTCGTGTTTAAGGGGAGTCAGCTCCAGGGCGAAGTCGAGGGAGCGCGTTTCCCCGGAGCGGACTTCGACGGCGGCGCTTGGTGCCGTCAGAGAATTCGTGTAAGCGATCACCGTGTAGGATCCAGCCGGAAGCTGCATCGCATAGCGCCCTTCGGCGTCCGTTTCGACGACCTTGCTCAATTCCACCACCATGACGGTGGCGGAATGGATCGGCTGTCCGTTGTTGACAAACCTAACCTGACCTTGCAGGCGTGCCGAGTCCTGGGCCGAACTGACTCCGGCCCAGCAGATCACAAGCGCTGCCGGCAAATACAAAAAGCGCAGCGGCCGCATTCTTAGAAACATCATGTAAAAACCCTCCGCCGGACGCACTCCTATTGCATCCGGCCTGCTGCTTTCAGCAAAAAACTTGAATCCGTAGACTGGGAGATTTAGACGGTGGAGGGCGGTCGGGGGGGGCCGCGGGGGCGCAGATCGAGTTCGGTCCCGATCAGGAAATGAGGATCGGAGTCGGGGTGGGCATCCAGCCGAGCCCAGGTGGGCAGAAGTTCCGGTGCCTCCACGCTGGGGGCCAGACTCTGCTGGTGGAGGCAGAAGTGGTTGTGGTCGCCAGACTGGACGCAGACCAGATCGAGACCGGAGTCGCCCCTGGGATGCCGGTGGTCGGTCTGGGAGGCCTCCTCGATGGGATGGGCGATCTCCACAGACTGGCTGGCGGTGAAACAGAGGAATGCCAGGACAAGGGAAACAGCAATCAGGTGTCTGAGCCGATGTTTGGCCATGGCAAGTCTTAGTTTATATCACCTCCGGCCGCGCTTGTCAGCGGCTGTGAGCCAAGGTGCGGGCGCCGTCCTCGAATAGCACCTCGATCTTGTCAGGCACCGCCTCCAGGACGATGCCCATGCCGAAGCGGGAGTGGTCGATCAGCTCCTCGTTTTCGAAGGTGGCCGTCAATTTGTAGCGCCGGGCCTTGGAGGTATCTCGTTCGGTGATCAGCGTGTTCCAGTTCTTGCCCCCGGGCCCGCGGGTGCGGCTGGTCTTGGACCTGGGACCTGAGGACTTGGCCTTGCTCTTGCTGGAAACCATCTTGACGCCTTTCTTTGTACTTTTCTTGCTGCTGGGAGCTTGTCGAAAGTTATGGTTCGATTTGCAGGTGAGACATTGCACCCGGGCAGGCCGGCTGCCCACCATCGAGACGATGACGTGCTCAAGAGTGAGCTTGCACTTGGTGCACCAACTGTCGCAGTTTCTCCCTACCTTGTACTTCGTGGCCATGCTTCCTTCGCCCTCCTCAGCCGTCTCTTTCACACTCTCCAAAACGCGTTCGCCCCTCGTCATGGAGGGGCGCCTTAAGTGACAGTGTACGAGCCCGAGGGGGATCTTTCAAGGCGGCCCCTGAGAGCTGCGGACAAGGCCTTCCTCGGCCCGGCATTCAGAAAGCTTCGCAGATCGGCCTATCGGGCACGTCTATAGAGAGGCGGGACGCATCATCGGCCGGCTTGCCGCCAAGCGTCCCCGGCGAGCCGGCCCCAACAGGAGAGGAGGCAATCCATGTCCTCTGCAAAGTCCCCCCGCAAGAGGGCCTCGGACCCGCGCCCTGCCGTCCTGCCCAGGGACAGCGACTGCCAAGACCAGTACGACGAAGAAGAGGCGGTCTTTACTCCGGTGGGCATCTTCCGCCTCGTCCACCTCGACAGCCCCGACGCCGACACCATCGCCCGGCGGGTGGCCGACTTCGATCCCCAGGAGTTCTTCAGCCTCGACTGCCCGCTCTGCCGCAAGATACTGGAGGAGGGAGGCGACGTCGTCTACAACGGCTCGGAGGTGGAGGAAATCGATTTGTTGTAGAATTCGCGGAGAATCGCCCGGAGCCGTTTCCCCGCCGGAGGCGGCTCCGGTTCGCTGGTTTCGTTTCCGATGACTGGCCCGAAGTATTTGAGATAAGGCCCGTAGTATTTGAGATAAGGAGTATCGCTCCATGAAGAAGTCAGCCCTGTTATTGCTCATCGCCACCCTCTCCACGGCGCTTTGGGCGCAAGAGGTCCAGGAGCAGCTCAACGTGGTGCGTTTTCCCGAACGCAAGAGCGTGCAGATCGAAATGCTGCGCAGTACGTTTCTGCCCGATGCCCGCATGAAAGCCAAGATGGAATTCAAGGAAGGCCAGATGCGCATCGAAGTCGAGTACGACAACATGAAACCCGCCGTGCTCTTCGGAGGCGACGTGACCGCCTATGTGCTGTGGGCCGTCAATCGCGACGGGGGAGCCGAAAACCTGGGCGAGCTGTGGGTGCGTCCCCAGGAGCGCGACGACAAGGTCCGCTACTCGACAGGACTGCGCACTTTCGCCCTGATGGTCACCGGAGAGCCCTACTACCAGGTCTCCAGACCCTCGGCCATGGTCATTTTCAAGAATGCCCCCAGTTCGGAGCCGCAAGCGCCCTCCAGCCAGCTCACCTACAACAATTTCTCGCCCGCCCCCCGCCGCGGCTTCGACAATCTCTCGCCCGTCGACTATGACGGGGACAAGCCGCTGGATGTCGTTCAGGCTGAAAAGGTCTACCAGTTGGCCCAGGAACTGGGCGCCCGGGAGTACGCCCCTGATATCATGTCCGAGGCCTCTCTGACGCTGCGCCAGTCGCAGCAGATGGCCCGCTCCTCCCGCAGCCGCGGCGGCGCCCGCGAGTTCGCCCGCAAGTCGGTCGCCTCCAGCAACGAGGCCATCAAGATCACCCTGCGCCGCAAACAAGCCGAAGAACTGGAGCGCCAGATCGCCCAACGGCAGGCGCGCATGGAAGAACTGCGTGAGGAAGCCGAAAGCGCCCGGGCCAGGGCCGAGAGTGCCCAGGCCGATGCAGAGGAAGCTCAAGCCAAGGCCGCAGCCGCCGAAGAAAGGGCCCAGCGGATCGCCGCTCAGTCGCAGCAGGAAATCAGCCGCCTGCAGAGCCAGCAAGAGCGGCTGAGGGCCGAACAGGCCAGCCTCGAAAACGAGAAGCGGATGGCCGAGAACGCCGTGCGGCAGGCCCGCCAGGAACTGGAGCGGCTGGAAGACCGTCAGGCCCGGTTGAACCGCGAGAACGCCCAACTGGAACAGGCCCTGGAAGACTTGCGCCAGGAAAGGGAAACCTTGCGGGCAGGCATGCAGGATCTGAGAGAAGAGAAGGAAACCCTGGAAGGCCGTCTGCAAAACGCTCTCTCCCAGGTAGCCGATACCCGCAACTCGGCCCGCGGCTTTATCGTCAACCTGCCCGACATCCTCTTCGACACCAACAAGGCCGATCTCAAACCGCAAGCCCGTCTGGTGCTGGCCAAGCTGGCCGGCATCCTCCTCATCATGCAGGATCTCAACCTTCGCATCGAGGGACACACCGACTCCACCGGCACGGCTTCCTACAACCTCAGGCTGTCGCAGGAGCGGGCCGATTCCGTGCTCGACTTCTTGGCTGAGCAGGGACTGGCTTCGACCCGCATGAAAGCCGTCGGCTACGGGCTGGACCGGCCCATCGCCGACAACTCCACCGCCCGGGGCCGTCAGCAGAACCGGCGTGTGGAGATCGTCATCGCCGAAGGAGTGGTGGCCGAAGAAAGCCGCTGAGAAGAGTCTGGAGAAGGGACCGGATTTGGAGAACGACACGAAAGATGAACGGGGGCAATTTGTTCGTACTTGAGTCGTATCCGGCCCCTTCTCCTCGGCATCCATCGGATGCACTTCTCTAGATGCCTTTCCCGACGAGGCGGATTCATTATTGACTTAATATTGTCTATGCTTTGTCTACGAAACGGGCCGCGCTCTCGGAGAGCCTGCCGATGAGGTGGGTCCGCAGACTATATGACTGGGTCTTGAGCTTTGCCGAGAGCCCCTATGGTACCTGGGCCCTTTTCGCCATCGCCGTGGCGGAGTCCTCCTTTTTCCCCATCCCTCCCGATGTCCTGCTGATCGCCTTGGCGGTAGGGGCGCCCCGCCGCGCCCTCTTTTTCGCCCTGGTGACGACGGCGGGCTCGGTTTTGGGCGCGGGCATCGGCTACTGGATCGGCTATCAGTTCTTCGAACTGCTGGGTCGGCCCATCGTCGAGTTTTACCAGATGGAAGAACAGTTCCAGAGCGTCCAGCAGCTCTACCGCGATTACGACGCCATGGCGGTGGGCATTGCGGGGTTCACGCCCATTCCTTACAAGGTGTTTACGCTGGCAGCGGGAGTCTTCCAGCTCAACTTGCCCATTTTCTTCCTGGCCAGCCTGATCAGCCGCGGCCTGCGCTTTTTCCTCATCGGCCTGCTGATCCTCTATTTCGGACCTCACATCCAGCGCTTCATCGACCGCTATTTCAACCTGCTGGCCGTCCTCTTCACCGTCCTGCT
This window encodes:
- a CDS encoding TlpA disulfide reductase family protein; translated protein: MNLSRTLPTYSILLTAVVVAWANPPSGSGLSASPQGSAKTVIHERVEAMLASEKGRVLFSEIWSDQDLSREARVYAARLYEVFFRLPARIETVRQSDGRLPSCRELAQAFGLEEDSAALLLRVLEAEPRLPRMVELDPEGELQSVDAAKLQAFIEQNSVPVRVSDWQGVSFPSLDLKNPFSGSHGLQAGKPRLVWLWVTRCPVCRRLAPSIVELEREFSSSELQIVGYNADAVLGLQPDDAERSQYAREEGMAFPNYLLDRANWEAMGGVNIFPSVFLLDAQGRVEQLLLNVNDPQALVEKVRRWMR
- a CDS encoding TonB-dependent receptor, yielding MMFLRMRPLRFLYLPAALVICWAGVSSAQDSARLQGQVRFVNNGQPIHSATVMVVELSKVVETDAEGRYAMQLPAGSYTVIAYTNSLTAPSAAVEVRSGETRSLDFALELTPLKHEITVTAEDIQQTAFQAVQSVSSLDSIDLSRRHAPGLGEVLKDQPGVSKRSFGPGSSRPVIRGFDGDRVLIMQDGIRVGSLASQSGDHGEPIDSTSLERLEVLKGPATLLYGSNALGGVVNALSGHFEVHTQPHEGTRAKVSTVAGSADRHLGGSLTAEHGVGQWLFWVGGGGQRTRDYETPQGEITNSASRISNARAGLGYYGEKAFASFGYTYNDGRYGIPFAQEFHGHEEEGEGDGGEEEDLEAVDVAFRRHNLRFAGGFRSLGSWINSFKLSLNYTDWGHDELEVFDGGEEIEVGTAFQNRQFVYRGVFQQAQRGLLSGSFGFWGLSRDYDVSGEEALSPPVDESAFALFTLQEIDFEHVKLQFGGRLEHNRFKPQGPQLRGQGNEGGEAELLRLPDRDFTGLSGGVGARFDLWEGGAFVANFVSSYRAPALEELYNFGPHVGNLAFEVGDPDLVRERSNGLDLSLRHSKGRVRAEASFFYYDIDDFVFLAPTGQIEDGLIEADFSQGDSRFVGSELRLDVGVHDSVWLNFGLDTVDAQLTGSGESLPRIPPLRARLGVDFRHDGFSFKPEWVVADGRKEDIFASETPTGGYGVVNLAASYTLPGRHLLHHFSLNVYNVGDKLYRNHLSFIKDFAPEIGRGVSLAYTVELF
- a CDS encoding OmpA family protein, which translates into the protein MKKSALLLLIATLSTALWAQEVQEQLNVVRFPERKSVQIEMLRSTFLPDARMKAKMEFKEGQMRIEVEYDNMKPAVLFGGDVTAYVLWAVNRDGGAENLGELWVRPQERDDKVRYSTGLRTFALMVTGEPYYQVSRPSAMVIFKNAPSSEPQAPSSQLTYNNFSPAPRRGFDNLSPVDYDGDKPLDVVQAEKVYQLAQELGAREYAPDIMSEASLTLRQSQQMARSSRSRGGAREFARKSVASSNEAIKITLRRKQAEELERQIAQRQARMEELREEAESARARAESAQADAEEAQAKAAAAEERAQRIAAQSQQEISRLQSQQERLRAEQASLENEKRMAENAVRQARQELERLEDRQARLNRENAQLEQALEDLRQERETLRAGMQDLREEKETLEGRLQNALSQVADTRNSARGFIVNLPDILFDTNKADLKPQARLVLAKLAGILLIMQDLNLRIEGHTDSTGTASYNLRLSQERADSVLDFLAEQGLASTRMKAVGYGLDRPIADNSTARGRQQNRRVEIVIAEGVVAEESR
- a CDS encoding YqaA family protein, whose product is MRWVRRLYDWVLSFAESPYGTWALFAIAVAESSFFPIPPDVLLIALAVGAPRRALFFALVTTAGSVLGAGIGYWIGYQFFELLGRPIVEFYQMEEQFQSVQQLYRDYDAMAVGIAGFTPIPYKVFTLAAGVFQLNLPIFFLASLISRGLRFFLIGLLILYFGPHIQRFIDRYFNLLAVLFTVLLIGGFLLIKYVIN